AAAACCTCGCCAACATTCCTCATCTGGCCCTTAGGTTTTTTCAACTTTGCTTTGATTATGAGCTGCATCTCTTCCTGGATAAATCTCAGTTTTCTGCATGTGACAGAAATCTCGACTCAGCAGTCAAAAGAAAATGCGTTTGGGCTGAAAGATTTAATCCTGAATAATCGTAAGCGTATGAAACGTGTGGCCATCATCACACCGATTTGTCTGCTGATTGATTTGCTTCTCTACGCTGGTCTGATTTATTATTTTTTGGCTTTGTTCGGTAAATAGACGCGAAATTGCCTTTCTCATATCGCCAATTTTGCTGGATAGATTTCAATCGTTATAATAGGACTAGTTACTTATTAAATGTTAGGAGATCATGACGATGGCAATTTTAACCGAAGCAATGAAAGAGATGGTCAAAAATCAGTTTTGTTTCTTAGCTACAGCTGATGCACAAGGAAATCCACAGGTAGGGCCAAAGGGGTCGATGCACGTCTTAGACGATAGCCACCTGATTTATTTTGAGCATACCTTCCGGCAGGCTTTTGATAATTTGACCTTAAACGGCCGCGCGGCTGTCGCTGTCGCTGACCGTCCAGCACAAAAAGGTTTTCGTTTCGAAGGAACGGCTCATATCCACGAAGGCGATGACTACGCTAACAGCATCCTATCGAAGACAAAAATATTTGAACGTTTTCCACGTGCAGCTGTTGTTGTGATTGATGTCGAGCGCATCTACAAGCTAGACAACACCTTGGAAGCCGGTATCCAGATCGCCTGATTGAAAAAGAGTAAAGAAAAACCGCCATTTGGCGGTTTTTATTATGGCTTAAAATCAATCTTTAATTTCTTGTTTGAAAATACCCATGATAAAGCTGTCATGGTACTGCCCGTTAGCAAAGAAATGTTTGCGCAGCCTGCCTTCTTCGACAAAACCGAGCTTTTTGTAAACATGCAGGCCACGGGCATTATCAACATCAACGAATAAATAGACTTTGAACATGTTGATCATATTGAAGGCATAATCCAAACCCTTTCTCATTGCGACGGTTGCCAGCCCTCTGCCGCGAAAAGACCGGTCAATGATAATCTGAATTTCAGTCGTCCGATGCAGAAAATCAATGTCGACTAATTCAAGAATGCCAGCGAACTCGTCATCGACATCAACGACAAAACGCCTTTCGCGCTCATCGTGAATATGTTTGTCATACAAAGTGGTTAATTCATCCAAAGATTCATAAGGCTCTTCGAACCAAAAAGCCATCGTAGCTCTTTCATTATCCAGCTGATGAATAAAGCCTAAGTCTTTTCGTTCCAGCGGCCGTAATTTGGTGACCATACTATCTCCCTTTAACGTTTATAAACATATTCTAAGCATAATTTGCCTGATAAAACGAGCCATTCCCCTTTAACTGCTTTTCTTCTGCCCGATCGTGACCGACGTCCCTTGATCAATTGTGGAATCGACATGTACAGTCAACGATAGGCGGTCAGCCACTTCTTTCACCAAAAAGAAGCCAAGTCCAGTTGCTTTTTGAAAACGGCGGCCGTTATAACCTGTAAAACCATGATCGAACAAACGCGGCAGATCCTCTTTTAAAATACCGATCCCTGTATCCTTGATTTGAATTCCATCCGGCCTTATCGTGATCACAACACCACCGCGTTTCGTATATTTAACGCTATTACTGATAATCTGTTCCAACACTAAAGCCAGCCATTTTTCATCAGTCGTCCATACAGCATCCCCATCAATTTGGACACGCAGATTCTTTCTAATAAACACGGGTGCAAATTTACGTACCACGCTCTGTACCAAGACTTTTAACGGGACCTTAGTAAAACGGTAATCTGTCTGCTGATGGTTCAAGCGCAGATGGTTCAACAATAAATCCAAATAATTTTCTAATTGAAAAGTCTGCTCTTTGACATCATCGGTTGTGAAATCGCCCGTCTGCCCCATCAAATCCAGCACAGACAACGGCACTTTCATTTGGTGGCTCCAGATACTGACAACATCGGTTAGCTCCTCATCAAATTGTTTGACACGCGCAAGCTTGTTTTCGTAATAATTTTTTTGTTCATTCAGAAGCTGCAGCATATCCGCTTCAGCCGACGACTCAGCTTTCAAATCAACTTCCGGCACCAGTTGGTGCATTCTTTCTGCGTGCCGGCGACGAAATTGGCAGTAACGATAAAGTGTAAACACAATTAGAACGGTCATGCCGAACAGCAAGGCTGACCAAAGTATCTCAAGCGGCACATGGCGCAGATAAAATGTCACACACATGACCGCTATAAAAGCCAGGATACTGGAAAATACCAAACGGTTTTCACGCCAAAACATAGCCAACTCCGCGAACTGTTCCGATGTAATCAAAACCAATTGTCAGCAGTTTCTTGCGCATACGGGCAATATTAACCTGCAAAGTATTAGCGTCAACATATTCATCAGATTCCCACAGTTTTTCCAGGAGCGTTTCCTTGGTCACAGTTCGATTAGGATGTTCAAACAAAGTGCGCAATAATTTGCTTTCAGTCGGTGTCAGCTCAACGCGGTCACTGCCCTTTTTGAGTTCTGACCCTGCCAGCACGAACTCTTGAAAAGTCAGCTGCGTTTGTGAAAATTGATAAGTCCGCCGAAGCAGTGCATTGATTTTTGCCTGCAGTAAGTCAATCGAAAAGGGCTTGGTCACATAACCATCAGCACCCATATTCATGGCCATGACTTGATTCATTTCATCGTCTGCCGAGCTGAGAAACAGAATCGGCGTCGTTGCCTGTTTACGGATTTCCGCGGTCCAATAAAAACCGTTAAAATACGGCAGCTTGATATCCATCAAAATCAGGTCAGGCCCCGCGGCAGCAATTTCCTGGGCAACACTGCGAAAATCCTGCACGGAAAGCACCTGATAATCGTTAAAAGCAGCCTTGATCTGTTTGACGATTGCTGCATCATCTTCCACGACGAATACGATAGCCATTATTGTTCTCCCCTGTGTGTTGAATATATTTATTCTAATGATTTTCAGCTGATCGGACAAATAAAAAAGCTAGGCCGAATACGGGATAGCTTTTAAGATCACCTCTCAACAAGCCGGTAATAAACTCTGCTCGTCTGTTTGAAAATCAGATAATAGACGATCGCCACGATCGCAATTGTGGCAATGCTCGTCCCCAACAACAGGCCTAATTGAGTTGTGCCGAAGAGACTGATTAATTTTTGGATCATCACAAAGGCAAAAGCAAAGTGGCAGACAGCGACAACAATCGGCATAAAGAAGACAAGCAGAACTTGTGATCGAATCGTCTGACGGACTTCTTGTTTGCTTAGACCGACCTCCTGAAGAATTTCAAAACTCCGTTTGTCTTGCTCTCCTTCGGAAATCTGCTTGTAGTAAATGATCAGAGCAGTACCCAAAATGAAAGTGAAGCCAAGAATCAAACCGATAAAGAGAAAACCACCGGCAAAAGACATAAACTGCTGATGCATCTGATCATAACGCATCATGCTTGGAGGTATACCCATGCCGCTTTCCAGCTGCGATTGATCAGAAATCTTACGGATCGGCTTGTCACTGCCATTCAGACGATAGTTTGATAGTGCCTCGTCCAATTTGCTTGCGTTTTTTGCAGATAAATCCGTGCTGATCGTACTTTGGAAATGCAAATCCGAAGTCATGCCGCCTCCGTTTTTTCCGGCTTGGTCTAAGATTGGCTGGACTTGTTTTTCAGAATTGACAATTAAAATCAGCCAATTAGAAGCCGTCATACTGATAGTCGGAAAATTGCGCATACTGCTGATTTTTCCTTTGATATTAAAACGATGCTGCCAGAAAGTAATCTGTTTGGCGTCAAAATTGCCAATCAGCGGAAACACAATTGCCTGATTATTGGATAACTGGACCTTCTTGCCAGTTAACTTCGTATACATATCAGCCGTCATGAAATTGATTGCAGTCAAAGTCGTAAAACGTTGGGTGGCCTCAAATTTTCCTTGCTTCACGGTTCCGTACAAACCGTCCGACATATTGTAGCCAATACTGTTTTTCAACGGAATATTATTTTCCTTGGCAGCTTGCTGGATTAAAGACTGGCTCTTAGGCAAGGTCGTATTGAAATTAATCATTGTGTTTCGAATAAAATAGCCGTGCAGAAAACCATTAATACTTGTGTATAAGCCAATTGTCGTCGCCAAAGTGACAAAAGTCATCGTGACTAAAATCGTAATATTAGCCAGTCCGGCGGCGTTTTGCTTCATGCGATAAAGCATGCTGGAAACGGTAATAAAATGTTTCGGCTGATAATAATACTTTTTGTTTTTCTTGCGCCGCTTTAATAGCCAAATCGTAAAACTCATATAGAACAAGAAAGTACCAGCAATCACAAATAGAACTGCTATAAAAAATTTGAACAACGCGTCCAGCGGCGAGGCAACTGTAACAGCCATATAATAACCGATCGCCAAAAAGATAATGCCTAAGCATGCCAGGATGACACGTGCCTTGGGTTCTTTTTCCCCCCGGTTCTCATTCTTCAGCAGCTCCAAGCTTGACTGTCTTTTAATCGTCAAGATGCTGATCATCATGAGCAGCAGATAAATAAAAATAAATGCGACCGCCACAACTATGATCGCTGTCGGACTCCACTGCAGATTAAAGTAATTGGTACCCAGCATATTTACCAAAATCAGATACAGGAATTTAGCCAAAATAACGCCAAGAATGCTGCCGATAATAGCAGTGGCAATCAGCATCATGAAAAGTTCCAAAACGGCGATGCGGATAATCTGCTGTTTTTTCAAGCCCAAAATATTGTAAAGACCGAATTCCTTTGTGCGCCGTTTCAATAAGAAACGATAACTGTAAATCATGAAAATCGTAGCGAAAATCAGCAGAACAATCAGTCCTAAAGCAAGCATCATTGCGGCATTCGGTGCACCTGGTACTTTTCTCAAACTGGGACTGAACAAAATACTGGCAATTGTCAGATTCATGACAAACATGACTATACTCGAAAGGCCGAAAGGTAAAAAAGTACTCAGCGATTGACGAATATTGCGGCTAGCAAGTTTTAAATAAAACATTTACTGCACCTCGGTTCCGAGAATATTTGTCATCGTCAGACTGATTTCCTGCATGAAGGCAGGCACTTCCCGATCAGCACGGTAGAGTTGATGAAAAATACGGCCGTCTTTAATGAATAAGACGCGTTTGGCATGTGCGGCTGCCATCGCCGAGTGTGTCACCATTAAAATGGTCTGGCCAGCCTGATTAATTGATTCCAGCAGCGATAGTAGTGCTTCGCTGTTTTTAAAGTCCAACGCCGCAGTCGGTTCGTCAGCTAGGACGAGTTCCGGTTGTGTGATTAAAGCACGTGCAATTGCCACGCGTTGTTTTTGGCCACCGGATAATTCAAAGGGCTGCTTATTTAATAGGTCGGCGATATTTAATTTTGGCGCCAGCTGTGCCAGGCGCTGCTCCATTATGGCAGTTTTCTGTCTGCCTAAAACCAGCGGCAGAAAAATATTATCGCGTACAGACAAGGTATCCAGCAAATTAAAATCCTGAAAAATAAAGCCTAAGTGTTCGCGCCGATAGACAGCTAACTGGTTTTCTTTGATTTTTGTAATGTCCTGATCGTTTAGAATCACAGAACCTGAGGTTGGTTTTTCCAAAGTTGCTAGTATGTTCAGCAGTGTCGTTTTCCCAGATCCGCTCTCGCCCATGATGGCAATATATTCACCTTTGTCAACGCCAAAGGCCACGTCTTGTAACGCAGTCGTCTTCTCTTTGCTAAAACGCGTCTGAAAAATTTTCTGTAAATGATTTACTTGCAGCAGCATATTTTTAATTCCCCTTATCGCTTAGTTGCCAATAAAACGAGTATACAAGGCTGGTTGACGGCTGCTCTGACATTTTTGCGGGAGAATCTGACAATTTCGTCAGCTAAGCGAGCGACTAGTTGCGAAAGCTCTTAAAAATGCGATGCTTTATGATCAGCAAGATGCCAAAAGCGGTAAGCAGCCAGGCAAAACTAGCAAGTAGGATAGAAAAGTTTTGCAGAGGCGTTTTCTCATAAGCGAGCAGATAGGTACCCTGGCCTTTGGGAATTCTGGCAGCTGCATAGCCTTGATGCGAGAACACCTTAGCCCTTTGTCCGCTGCTAAGCGTCACACGATAACCGTAATAATAATATTTAGGGAAAATAACGGTCGTTGCTTTCGGAAAATGATATGACTGATAGATTGTGTCCCCCATCTCGGTGGGTATGATGATTGTTTTACCAGCAGTGATTTGTCTGGTCTGAAAATGTTTTGGCGGTTTATCATAATTAATCCCATTTGGTACGAACTCTTCGCCGCCGCCGATAATTTCATTGCCATAACTGGAGAACTGCTGATCAGTTGTCGCGTGTATGCCCATATTCTGAAAATTTGTTAAAGTTCTAAAATTAAATGTCATAGTCAACAGGACTGATAAGACCATCAATCCGACTTGATACTTTGTTTTACCGACTAGCATCGTCAGCAGAATCACTGCAAATAAAGTTGCAAAAGTTAGGAGACGCCATTCGAATTGGATCTTGGCAAGCGGCGTCTTATCGGCAAACGACCAAAATAACAAGTTACTGGATAAGACGAAAAAAGATGATGCAATTAAGAATAATTGACGAGTTTTGGCAGCCATCCTTCCAAAACGCAGCCCAGCATAAATTAGCGTAATGACCAGAATCGGCCCAATATTAGGGGCCAAATTTTGCCAAACGCCAGCATTGTTTGAAAAAGAATTGCTTATTAGCGAGCCCAATAAATAAGTCAGGCCTTGAGGAGCCATGCGATCTTCACCCATAAAGCGGTAACTACCATGTATCATCTGCTCTAGGATCGGCAGAATAACAGATGCTGACAAGATAACTGCCAGCGAATAAGCAGCCGTTTGCCGATATAAAAAACGCAGTGAATATTTTCTTTGAATCAGCAGCAGCAGATTAAAAATAATCACGATACCCACAATCATGTAGACGGATAAAAAATGGATGTTGGCAATAGTACCAAGCGCAATTCCTGTGATAAGAACACCATATTTTTGATTCGTGACGAGTCGGTAAAAGCCTAAAAAGAACAGCGGCACAAAGGAATAGACCATCGCTTCACCGAGTGCGCCGCGGACAAATAAATCAATCGCATAATAGCTGCTCGTCGTGTATAACACTGCCGCAAATAGTGCCTGCTGCCGTTTTTTAAAGAAGCTTAGCCCGCAATAATAACTAATCACTGCCGTCGCAATCACGTAAACAAGAAGCAGCCCATAGTATGAGGCAATGAATCCAAAGCCGAAATAGTAAAAAATAACAAAGGGCAGCGTCCACAAAGATGGATAAAACAAATCAGCTGCGTAGCCGTATCCTCTCGCCATCGTATCGAAGACCATGGGATGAAAATCAAAATGGGTCGCGACTGCTTGATAAAACATAAGCAGCCGATTCTTATGGAATAGAAAATCGTCCTGGTTATAGATTTGGCGGGCAAACAAATAAGGCAGCAGGACCGATACAGCCACAGCCACCAAAATCAAAATATCATGCCGGCGGCAGACAAAAGTTCTGATTTTTGCCATTACTCAATACTATAAGTCCTCAACACCACTAATGTCCTACAATGGGCTCCAATTGATTACTAATGTTGTATTTAAATCCTGCTGGCGCGTTGAAAATACTTCATCGTTATCAACATAGGCCGTATTTAAAGCGAACATTTTTGAGTCGCGGCAAAACTTCGAACACCTATATACACCTATATATCAGCCTTTATGTACAAAAAAGGCTTCATACCAACAACTGGTACAAAGCCTATTAGTAGCTCGATCGGGAATCGAACCCGAGATTTCGCCGTGAAAGGGCGACGTCTTAGCCGCTTGACCATCGAGCCAAATGGTCAGTGTCGCAATGAAGCAACGTAAATATAGTACGGGAAAACGAGCCGAAGGTCAAGCCTTTTCTGAATTTTCTTTGACGGCAACTAAAAGAATCAGTCCCAGCAGGAATAAAATAACCATACTGAAGGCCCCAATTTGCACATGCCCAGACAACTGAGCTGCCACGCCAAAGAGAAATGGGCCGATAATCGCGGAAAATTTTCCAAAAATATTGAAAAAACCAAAAAACTCTGAAGCATGTTCTTTGGGCAGCAGTTTACCAAAATAGGAACGGCTCAAAGCCTGAATACCGCCTTGAGAAGTGCCCACCAGTACCGCTAAAATCCAAAATTCCAAAGCAGAATTAATAAATAAAGCGTAGCAGACAATCAATAAGTAGACGCAGACGCCAACAATCAGCATACGTTTTGTCCCCACCCTTTTGCCTAAATAACCATATAGAATCGAGAATGGAAATGCCAGAAGCTGGACGACCAGTAAAACAATCAATAACTGCGATGCTTGAATCCCAACCGCTAAACCAAAGGGCGAAGCGACCGTAAAAATTGTGTTGACACCATCAATATAGAAAAAATAAGCCAGCAGGAAGATGGCCAGCTGCCGATACTCTTTTTCTTTGAAATGCTTGATGGTTCCTGAAATTTCTGCAATAGCCGAGCGCAAGGCGTGTTGAGGCAGCGGTAGACTGCTTCTTTGCTTGACATTCCGCCAAAATGGCAGTGTCCAGACCAGCCACCAGATTGCAGCAATCAAAAAAGCCGCATAATAGGCTCTATTGCCCTTTAAAATCCCGCTGACTACCATGCCATAAAAAACTGAAAAAGGCACAAGGCCGCCCATATATCCCCAGCCATAGCCAGCCGAGCTCACCTTATCCATGCGATCATTGCTCGTGACATCAATTAAGTACGAATCATAAAAAATATTGCCGGCTGAATAACCGATATTAGCAATCACGAAAATTCCCAGCAGCAGCCAGAAATGCCGATCCCCCGCCAGAACCAGCGCAGCTGTGGCCGCGATACCAATGATTGTAAAACTGCTGAATAATTTGCGTTTCATGCCCGCAAAATCTGCCAAAGCCCCCAGAAAAGGTGCCGAAAAAGCAACCAATAATGTTGAGAAGGAATTTGCATATGACCAAAAGGCCGCTGAAGATGCTTGCGAATAGCCGCTGTTTTGGCCGACCGACATCAAAAATATCGGCAGGACGGCCGTGACAACGATAATCCCAAAACTGGAATTAGCCCAATCATATAAAATCCAGGACCATTCACTTTTATTTAAGTGTCTGTTTTGGACTGCTGAATCCTGCTTATTTGAAGACGTCATCGATTGTTCTGCCATCAATTGCCTCCTTGAACTTGAGCCCGAGTATATGGGCAAATGTCGGCGCCTCATCAATCAGACGCGCTTGTTTGACGGTATGTCCCTTTTTAATGCCAGGCCCGGATAAAATCAGTGTTGTCTGATAATCTCTTTTCGTCGGCAAAAAACCATGAACAGCCCGATAACGATCTGTGTGGCCCATCATGTCGGGAGTCACCTCTTCAATCAAACTACCCACAGCTGCTTCATCTGTAAAATAATAGCCCGCTTTGGCTTCAACCATTAAATCAGCATTGGCATCAGCGCCCATTTTGACCAATTCATCATGTGTATAGACTTTTTCAACACCCTCACCGGCATGATCTTTAATCAAATGTGCGATTCCGGCGGCCTTTTTTGAATCTTTCAGATAGATATATGTCGACCCGTCTGTTGTCTTAGCCAGCACCTGCCAGTCTGTAATAATACCTTTATCGCTGTCATAATCCAGCCAAGAATTTTGTTTGAACAAATAATTCAAATGGATCATACGGCTGACATTAATTTGATAGTGGTCGCCTAGGACAACAATATTTGTCTGGTCAAAGCGGCCGTCTTCTTTGAGTGCATCGATCATCAAACCAAGATGCGTATCCAAGCGTGATAAGGCTGCCAATGCTTCCGGTGATTCAACGCCATAATGGTGACGCATCGAGTCCAAATCTACCAAATGAATCAGGGTAAGATTCGGAAATTTGTGCCTTAGTGTCCAGACAGCTGATGCCGTGACAAAATCATCCAATTGCGGTTGTGAAATACCATTGCGCATTTTGCCAAACAGCGAATTCATGTGGATCGTAAAAAAAGGTGAACTAGCTCGAAAAGACTGCGTATATTGGTTCTGCCAAATTCGATTAGGAAAGATTTCAGCAATATTATATTTAATTGCTGGGCTGCCAGCTGTGACAGGCCACAAAAAAGCTGCCACAGTCATATTATTTTCATGAGCCAATTGATACAGTGTCGGTTTTTTAATATACTTGGCCCACCAGTACCAATCAGGCGAAAGCCCGCGGGATAATTGTGTCAGCGTGTTATTCACAATGCCATGCCGGCTGGGATAATCACCCGTCACAATTGTCGTATGGCTCGGATAAGTCAGTGTCGGATAGATACCAAATACTTTCTCAACATGTGTCCCACTGTCAATTAGGGCTTTTAAATTAGGCATCAAATTCAGATGGTTCTTTGTATCCAGTTCTCCCAAAGCGTCAAAAGAAACTACCAGTAAGTGTTTCTGATCATTTAGCATAGTCATATTCTAAAACAGGACGAAAAAAAATGCTTCAATTGACGAAGCATTTCACATTATTTAATACCAGCCGTAAATACGATGGTGCTCAGCTGCAGCTTCCCAAGATCCGTAACGGGCAGCAACGTAACGATCTGCTGCCGAACCTGAATAGCCGCCATAACTGGCTGCAGCCTGTGAACCCATTTGGAACAATCCTTGGTATTGGCCATTAGCCGCATTAGGGTTGCCGCCAGACTCGATAGATTTAATCCACTCTTTAGAGGCATTACCCGTAACGCCATAGCTGCCGCTTGATGCAGCAGAATTGACCTGATAGCTGGTTGGTCGAACTTGGGCGGCACGTTGATCAGCTGCTCTCTGGTCAGCAGCACGTTGTGCTTCTGCCTTTGCTTCAGCTGCTTGTTTAGCCTCTTCAGCTTTTTTCTGTTCAGCTGCTTTCTTCGCTGCTTCTTGTGCAGCTATTTTTTTATCGGCCTCAGCTCTAATGGCAAATTGATCGTTAATCGAATTTTGCTCGACAACATGAGCTGAAGATAAGCTATTTATTTGTTTTTGGAATTTGCTCTGACCATTTAAAACTCCCTGTGCAGTGGTTATTGTTGAAGCTTGAAAATGCCCAGACATGACAACTGCTGCTAAGATCATCGATCTGGCAACAGTATTTACAGTTATCTGTTTCATTGCAAGAATAATGTTCTCGCCTGAAAATTACTACAAAATATCATTTAGATTGTCATTTTGTAACAGAGGTTTTTAGTTGTATATAGCAATAAGCCTTAAATATGGGATAAACTTTTGTAATATTTGGACTTACGACTATTTTTCACTTTAACTTTTTTTAATAAGTTGAGAAAAACGGTGAATTCTCACCCACTTGTAATATACAAATTTATAAAAAAGCGGCAAAAATATGTTTTTTTCTTCAAAAAAACGGGTCTTTTTTTAACTAAAAAAACACGATTTTCGTCCTTTAGTCCTTCGCTCAATATGGATGTAGCAATGTCAGTATGTAAAAGCATACAATTAAGAATTATGCATGCACATTTTTATGCCATTGTTAATCAGCATGCCGGTAATTATCGGGGTTATAAAATCTGGCAGCAGATTCAGGAATACATGATCCAAAAAGACGTTCGTCTGTCCGTCCTGCTTTCTGCTTATCCAGGCGCACCCGAGGATCTGGCTTACGATTTAGCCAGCAGTCTGCCGGACAAAGAATCTGATGTCGTCGTCTTGGCTTTTGGCGGGGACGGCACATTGCATGAAGTTCTGAATGGTTTGATTGAGGCTAAACGCCATTTTCCCTTGCCGCTGGCATATATTCCTGCAGGTTCTGGCAACGACTTTGCCCGTGGTGCTGGGCTTAAATCAGCAAGTCATTGGAAACAAGGCCTTTTGGATCTCTTGCAGACAACACATGCTCAAGTGATTAATATCGGCAGTTATCAGCTTCAGGAAAACCAGCCTAGGCGTTTTTTTATGAACAGTTTTGGTATCGGTTTTGATGGTTCGGTTTTAAAAAGAGCCAATCAGTCGTCCTACAAAAATCTACTGAATCATGTTGGCCTAGGTGCGATTAGCTATTTAATTGCGGCTGTATTTACCATTTTTCAAACAAAGGGTTTCCCAGCCAAAATCCACGGACTGGACTTAACAAAAAGCTATGCTAAAGCCTATCTGATGATTGTCACTAATCATCCCTACTTTGGCGGCGGCATTAAAGTGGCTCCAGACGCAAAACTGCATGAAAGTAATCTCAAATTTGTATTGTTTCAAAGACATCATCTGGGCCAAATTATTTTCGATATGCTGGCAATCATTTTCGGCGGTTTTCAATATCATATGAAGGCTGTTGATAATACTCTGCTCACACACGATTTCACGATTGAAGTCAACAGCGGGCAAACGGCACAAGTAGACGGCAAATCAATCGATCAAGAAAATTATCGAGTTCATTTTTCCAAAAGCAGCTACCCTTTCTGGCTTCCGGAGACAATCAATAAAAAGCGTTGACAGTTTTCTGCCAACGCTTTTAATAAGTGTTTAAAATTCTTCATACTCAGCTGGATCCTGATCATTGTTTCGGCCATTGGGTTTTGTCAGGCTATTAATCATGGCCATATCACCATCCGAAATCACAAAGTCGAACAGATCCATGTTGCCGGCCTGGCGAGTTGGTGATGATGCCTTAGGAATCGGCAAGGTTCCCAACTGGACTTCCCAACGGAGAATTAGCTGACCGACATTTTTATTGTATTTAGCTGCTAATTTGATGAGCGTATCGTTTTTCAGCATTTGGCTGGCACGTCCCAATGGACTCCAATCTTCAGTCAAAATATTGTGCTTTGCGTCATAATCACGCTGTGCTTGCTGATTGAAGTACGGATGCAGCTCTATTTGGTTGATCACAGGCATAACACCTGTCTCTTTTTCCAACTTGTCCAAATGTTCAGGCAGAAAATTGCAGACCCCAATAGAACGGATCAGGCCAAATTTCTGTGCTTGAATCAGTGCCTGCCAGGCTTCAACATATTGGCCGCGTTTAGGGTTGGGCCAATGCAGCAGATAGAGATCGTAATAATCCAGTCCTGCTCGATAAAGCGATTCCTGAATGGTGCTGATTGCATCCTGAAAACCGTAGTGCCTGCCCGGTAATTTAGAAGTAATAATCAAATCGGAACGATTAACGCCAGCGCGTTTGACAGCTCGGCCTAAAGCGCCCTCATTTTCGTAATTAAAAGCAGAATCCAGCAAACGGTATCCAGTCTGAATGCCGGAAACAATCGTATTAACACCTTGCGCACCATTCAACAGATAGGTACCAAAACCAACTTTCGGCAAACGCAATCCGTCACTTAATACATAATTTTCCATGAATTTAATGCCTCCATGGTACATATTTTAGTTGAAGGATCACGCAATTGACAAAAATCACA
The Oenococcus kitaharae DSM 17330 DNA segment above includes these coding regions:
- a CDS encoding pyridoxamine 5'-phosphate oxidase family protein — translated: MAILTEAMKEMVKNQFCFLATADAQGNPQVGPKGSMHVLDDSHLIYFEHTFRQAFDNLTLNGRAAVAVADRPAQKGFRFEGTAHIHEGDDYANSILSKTKIFERFPRAAVVVIDVERIYKLDNTLEAGIQIA
- a CDS encoding GNAT family N-acetyltransferase — its product is MVTKLRPLERKDLGFIHQLDNERATMAFWFEEPYESLDELTTLYDKHIHDERERRFVVDVDDEFAGILELVDIDFLHRTTEIQIIIDRSFRGRGLATVAMRKGLDYAFNMINMFKVYLFVDVDNARGLHVYKKLGFVEEGRLRKHFFANGQYHDSFIMGIFKQEIKD
- a CDS encoding sensor histidine kinase, whose protein sequence is MFWRENRLVFSSILAFIAVMCVTFYLRHVPLEILWSALLFGMTVLIVFTLYRYCQFRRRHAERMHQLVPEVDLKAESSAEADMLQLLNEQKNYYENKLARVKQFDEELTDVVSIWSHQMKVPLSVLDLMGQTGDFTTDDVKEQTFQLENYLDLLLNHLRLNHQQTDYRFTKVPLKVLVQSVVRKFAPVFIRKNLRVQIDGDAVWTTDEKWLALVLEQIISNSVKYTKRGGVVITIRPDGIQIKDTGIGILKEDLPRLFDHGFTGYNGRRFQKATGLGFFLVKEVADRLSLTVHVDSTIDQGTSVTIGQKKSS
- a CDS encoding response regulator transcription factor; translation: MFNTQGRTIMAIVFVVEDDAAIVKQIKAAFNDYQVLSVQDFRSVAQEIAAAGPDLILMDIKLPYFNGFYWTAEIRKQATTPILFLSSADDEMNQVMAMNMGADGYVTKPFSIDLLQAKINALLRRTYQFSQTQLTFQEFVLAGSELKKGSDRVELTPTESKLLRTLFEHPNRTVTKETLLEKLWESDEYVDANTLQVNIARMRKKLLTIGFDYIGTVRGVGYVLA
- a CDS encoding FtsX-like permease family protein, translated to MFYLKLASRNIRQSLSTFLPFGLSSIVMFVMNLTIASILFSPSLRKVPGAPNAAMMLALGLIVLLIFATIFMIYSYRFLLKRRTKEFGLYNILGLKKQQIIRIAVLELFMMLIATAIIGSILGVILAKFLYLILVNMLGTNYFNLQWSPTAIIVVAVAFIFIYLLLMMISILTIKRQSSLELLKNENRGEKEPKARVILACLGIIFLAIGYYMAVTVASPLDALFKFFIAVLFVIAGTFLFYMSFTIWLLKRRKKNKKYYYQPKHFITVSSMLYRMKQNAAGLANITILVTMTFVTLATTIGLYTSINGFLHGYFIRNTMINFNTTLPKSQSLIQQAAKENNIPLKNSIGYNMSDGLYGTVKQGKFEATQRFTTLTAINFMTADMYTKLTGKKVQLSNNQAIVFPLIGNFDAKQITFWQHRFNIKGKISSMRNFPTISMTASNWLILIVNSEKQVQPILDQAGKNGGGMTSDLHFQSTISTDLSAKNASKLDEALSNYRLNGSDKPIRKISDQSQLESGMGIPPSMMRYDQMHQQFMSFAGGFLFIGLILGFTFILGTALIIYYKQISEGEQDKRSFEILQEVGLSKQEVRQTIRSQVLLVFFMPIVVAVCHFAFAFVMIQKLISLFGTTQLGLLLGTSIATIAIVAIVYYLIFKQTSRVYYRLVER
- a CDS encoding ABC transporter ATP-binding protein, which encodes MLLQVNHLQKIFQTRFSKEKTTALQDVAFGVDKGEYIAIMGESGSGKTTLLNILATLEKPTSGSVILNDQDITKIKENQLAVYRREHLGFIFQDFNLLDTLSVRDNIFLPLVLGRQKTAIMEQRLAQLAPKLNIADLLNKQPFELSGGQKQRVAIARALITQPELVLADEPTAALDFKNSEALLSLLESINQAGQTILMVTHSAMAAAHAKRVLFIKDGRIFHQLYRADREVPAFMQEISLTMTNILGTEVQ
- a CDS encoding MFS transporter; translated protein: MAEQSMTSSNKQDSAVQNRHLNKSEWSWILYDWANSSFGIIVVTAVLPIFLMSVGQNSGYSQASSAAFWSYANSFSTLLVAFSAPFLGALADFAGMKRKLFSSFTIIGIAATAALVLAGDRHFWLLLGIFVIANIGYSAGNIFYDSYLIDVTSNDRMDKVSSAGYGWGYMGGLVPFSVFYGMVVSGILKGNRAYYAAFLIAAIWWLVWTLPFWRNVKQRSSLPLPQHALRSAIAEISGTIKHFKEKEYRQLAIFLLAYFFYIDGVNTIFTVASPFGLAVGIQASQLLIVLLVVQLLAFPFSILYGYLGKRVGTKRMLIVGVCVYLLIVCYALFINSALEFWILAVLVGTSQGGIQALSRSYFGKLLPKEHASEFFGFFNIFGKFSAIIGPFLFGVAAQLSGHVQIGAFSMVILFLLGLILLVAVKENSEKA